Sequence from the Chitinophagales bacterium genome:
CAGCCAAGAATGGCAGTAGATACACACGTCTTTCGGGTGTCAGCAAGATTGGGTTTAACGCGTAACGCCAGAAATCCTTTGCAGGCAGAAATGCAGTTGATCAGATATATTCCTGAAGACAAAATTTCATTGGCCCATCACTGGCTCATCCTGCATGGAAGATATATCTGCATAGCCAGAGTGCCTAAATGTGGCATATGCCCTATTAAGGATTGGTGCAGATATTATGAAAGAAATTTTAAAGCACCAGCGCTTGATAACTGATCTTACAAATTCCATCTTCGTTCGAACAATGCACAAATAACAAATTTCCGAAATAACCCTTCAAATAAAGGGAAATCGTATACTGTCCTTGATTCACCGCCAAAAGATTTTTGGCAGAAAGTAAGTGAAGATATGGTGAAGCTTTGGAAGATCATGAACAACATTGAACCGGAGAATAAAACGGAAGATTTTCTCACATCTGGCATATTATCCCTCCTCCGATAATTACTATACCAAGGTATGCTTCACCATAGTCAAGTTTTTATTCTTAAACGAAATAAATATGCCTAATAAACTACGTGAATATCGCAAACGCCAAGGATTGAGACAGCTTGATGTTGCTACAAAATTAGGGTTCTCGAGTACGGACAGAATCTCAAAGTGGGAGCGACGACTAACCTACCCACACTTATTGAACTTATTTAAGCTTTGTGAACTGTATAACGTATATCCCCATGAACTCTATGATGGATTACTATCCAACACTGCATCCCAGAAGAAAATTTAAATCATAAATAACTAGATCAACGATAGTAGATACCACGAATCTTATTCTGTTAATGATTTTTATAATTGCTTAAGCTTTGAGTATATGTATGACTTATCTGTTACTCTTTATCATCTAATTCTTGAAAAAACTATTCTATAATGTTTTGCCATTAGTCTATTTTCACATCTTATTTTATTTTGTTGTTATTACCAATTTTTGACTTGTTCTGGTGAGTGCAGTTTGCAGCGTTACCAAATATGTACCAATTGTAAGGTCTCTAACATCGACCTTTGTATTGTTTGAAGATGACGATAATATCATAGATTTTACTATTCTGCCGTATATATCGCTAATGAAAAGACGGGCTGCTTGTTGAATAGGATTATTCACGGAAAAATAATCATTAGTTAAATTTGGAAAAATTTTAAGTTTCTCTGTCATAATCGGTACTACAGTCGTAGCAATATCATTGACATATTTTACTATTCCGTGTGCGGTTGTATCATTTAAGAGATAGAAGCGCCCCGCCGCATATAGTTCATCATCAAAAAATGCCACGGAGTATACGTCTAAATCAATATCTAAATTCAGATTATACCAATTAGCTCCATCCCATTTCCCCACTCTTAAAATCTTACAATATTGATCTACACCAAATAAACCTCCGCCGACATACAAAAAGCTGTCATTGGCAACCATAGTATACGTATTTCCGCAAATGGTCTTAGGACCTACACTATCCCATTTAGAGCCATTCCACCGAGCTATATCATAACAATGGACATCACCCGCCGTATCAAAACTCCCGGCAGCGTATAGCTCACCTTTGTATGAAGCCAATGAATAAACCGTTCCTTCAAGGGAACTAACCGACCATCTGGTACCGCCCCCCAAAGGATGCCAAGCTTTACCATCCCATGAAGCGATGTTGTTACAGGAAACTTTATCTATGGTTCGGAATAACCCTCCTACAATCAGCTGATCGTTATACACAGCCATTGAATGTATTTCAGGGGAAACACTGTTTGCTTCAAATTTTCCGATAAGCTTCCACGTTTCTCCTGTGTACTGATAAACAGCTGAATTTTTTCCAGCAAATAAAGTATCGTGAAAAATTGCAAGACTTGTAACTCCAGTTAATTGAGGTGTTACAGGCGCACCATAAGTAGTGTCAAT
This genomic interval carries:
- a CDS encoding T9SS type A sorting domain-containing protein, whose amino-acid sequence is MRILLLFSSALFFFSLNAFAQHWEDVVGGVHGRYEGEPPEVSSIVSDSIHHLLYVGGIFDSAGDVQSRNLAFWNGTRWISSEAQFGYGAYINIITAMILFHDTLIFAGPYGVGRWIDTTYGAPVTPQLTGVTSLAIFHDTLFAGKNSAVYQYTGETWKLIGKFEANSVSPEIHSMAVYNDQLIVGGLFRTIDKVSCNNIASWDGKAWHPLGGGTRWSVSSLEGTVYSLASYKGELYAAGSFDTAGDVHCYDIARWNGSKWDSVGPKTICGNTYTMVANDSFLYVGGGLFGVDQYCKILRVGKWDGANWYNLNLDIDLDVYSVAFFDDELYAAGRFYLLNDTTAHGIVKYVNDIATTVVPIMTEKLKIFPNLTNDYFSVNNPIQQAARLFISDIYGRIVKSMILSSSSNNTKVDVRDLTIGTYLVTLQTALTRTSQKLVITTK
- a CDS encoding helix-turn-helix transcriptional regulator; this encodes MRQLDVATKLGFSSTDRISKWERRLTYPHLLNLFKLCELYNVYPHELYDGLLSNTASQKKI